Part of the Onthophagus taurus isolate NC chromosome 11, IU_Otau_3.0, whole genome shotgun sequence genome is shown below.
TCCCCATTGTGACACCCTGTCtgtttgattattaaaaaaaaatcaactcaCCTGATTGTTGTGGAagattctttaatttattagaattctgttgataattattatttgaacctccataatatttatcattaataaatCCAGTAGCTGAAGAATGAACATATTTGTCAGTATTATAATGGCTTTTAGAACTTGTTGGAGTTGGaacattcggatttcccattaaAGAAAATTCATTATAAAGCTGCCTTTGAAAGACATCTTGAAATCCGGGAccaaattcacttttaaactcAGTTCTATGCCCCCCAGATCCACTTTGATTTAAAACACTTTTGGGCGAATAACTTTTATTGTATGCTATAACAGAAACCGGAGAACTCGTTAACGATTCATTAGCCTTTACAGGTGAAgacattttttgtaaaacttttaaatcttCCATAACTTTTTGTATATCATCACCTTCCGTTGATTTTGGTCGCGAAAATTCATGTTTGACCATTTCGTTTTTACCGTGTTTGTTTGAAAGATTTTGGGGAAGATGTAAATCTTCTAATGAAGAAATTTGAGGTTTCGAAAATTCATCTTTTATAGATtcgtaatatttttgttttggtttttgagttTTCCTTCGTTTTTCTTCCGCTTTCATTTGTTCCGTTAAATCGATTATTTGACAATTTTccgtttttttaatttgttgtttttctggGGTTGACTCTTTTTTACCATAATCTATCaccatttcaatttttggttTCGGCGGAATCGTATcttcaattataattaaatcgtcgatttttttaatttctttttcttctttttcgattattttttctttattatcgtTATTATTACTTGTTGATGGTGTTGTTGGTGTAATTGTAAGTGATGGGGTTGAACTTCTTAATTcgtcaacaattttatttcctatagggcttatttttggattttcaattttatttattgttatatcaCTCTTACTTACACCAACTAAATTTATCGTATCGTTTATTTTTGGTGATGATGTTGTCATAATTGGTGTTATGGATAAGTTTGAATTAGCTGATAATAACTGAATTTGTTTAGATGGTAAGATATCTGACGTTGAAGttaaatttgttgataaattaCTACCGACACCAGATGGATTAACGTTTTTATTTGAACTGTTTGAATTGGTTTGAAGAACTGTGCTACAAACTTTACTTAAAACTGCCATCGATATCCACCCATCAGGCCAAAGTGGTTGTAAAtcacattttaaataatttaacatcaACGACTCTAATTTATCTTTGCTTTTACCTTCTGACAAATAACATTTTCTCCTTAATGAGACAATATCTTTTACTAGTTGCCGTAAATCTTCCGTCCaagaatattttctttttggcaTACGtaattgtttgttttcttCATTCGTTAAAGATTcccttgaaaattttttttgtaaaactttCTGGCAGTCTCTTTCataattttgaagtaaaacGGGCATTGTTGagttaatatttgtttttaaattatctaataaagattttaatttttgttgttcatCCTCTAATATAAGTGTTTTCgactttttaatcaaattatcttttttaacgCCAACAAACGGCGCTAAATGttcatatatttttaatctcGACTGTTTTCCAAGACATTTACAACTTCGCTCTAacctaaaaatcaaaattaactacaattttacttaaaatttcatgatttCTTACTTTAATAAGTAATCATTTACAGGTCCTGAAAAGAACTTTATCTTTTCAAAGCTTTTAAGTTTATCTACAATATCTACAATTTCATTTGGGAGGTTTTCAGGTAACTTTACAACATTTTCTAATGAAATAATTCCATCTAAACTGTTACTATCTTCATCTAAACTTATTTgagcttaaaaaaataacaattttataatttatttaaaattaaaaacacatttttttcacTTACTCGTTCTTTCTGTGTCAGTTTTTTTCTCATCATCTTCTAAAAGAAGgttcttaacttttttaaccaacgtttcttttttaacattaaggAAAGGAGCGAGAtgttcataaatttttaatctggTTTGTTTTCCTAGACTTCTGCAACTTCGccctaacctaaaaaaatcgcaaaattataataaattaaaaaaataacaaataattacaataattactttaataaatgatCATTAACAGGTCcactaaaaaattttcttttcccaTCTGTTGAATTACAAGCTAATTGTTTaagtttatcaataatttctaAGAATTCATTCGATAGATTTTCAGGTAACTTTACAACGTTTTCTAATGAAATTATCCCATCATTACTATTGCTTTCGCCATCATCTAAATCTATTTGAgctaaaagaatatttttttacaattaaactcCAAACTAAACAaagaattttctaaaaataactttcttaCATGTTCTTTCATTACcactttttatttctaaactacttttttcatttattttcttttcctcCGCACTTTTAACAACAGCTTCGATAATATCGGAGATATTATCAATAGGTAACGGTTTCTTGTTTTCCTTCATTGAATCCTTTGATTCATCTTTTTCGCTTTTTTCCGGTAATCGTGATTCTTCTCGGACGTGGTTCGTCTCGTTCTTCTTCTcctttaataattctttaacTGAAATCGACGACTTTTTCTTCTCCTCCTTTTGCTTCTCAACCTCTTTTACTTTTTCGGGCGAATTcggtttctttttaatctctTTCAAATCACCGTTAATTTGCAGGCGAGGTTTCTTTTTAGGTAGATCGTTTTCGTTTTCAGTCTCTTTTTCTCCCTCAGAATCAGAAGATAACAACCTCtgaagtaaaaaagaaaaatgattaagagaaaaaattggtattttgatttgatttcGGTACTTTTGTGCCATTAACTTTTGGTGTTTCTTCATCTTCATCGCCAGAAGATGAACTGGAAGAGATTTCCGAACTTGCTTCATCAACCGCCTTAAATTCCAATTCGCCggaattaatataaaaaccgCCAAGGACTGTGGTGACATTCTGCGGAATCATCTCATCATATCCATCTGTATTGTCTATAAACGAATCGGATTCGTCATACCCCATTCCGATATCGGCGTAATCATCTCTTCGACCTTTTCGACGTTTTTTAGGGCCGCTCAAACCACCCTAAGAAAtcatcaacaacaaaaaagaactaatccaattaaaaacgaattgacGCTAACAAATTTGTTTTCATTACATATTTGGCCTCCATTTCTTGAGCTATCCTTCTTACGTCATCGTCGTCCTCGTTGAATGGATCCAGCCCATTCGTTTGTGAtggtaaacattttattttatccttTTTCTAAACAGAGAAATAATATGTATTagaactaattaaattttacaattatttttaaattatttctaattaaaatacaaGGTCAGtcataaataataagtatTGATTTAATGTCTTAAACCATTTAAAACGGAAAATATGTTAACACAATTaccaaaattgttattttatttagtaaGATTTTCAAAGCGATCATTGTCGTTGTGTTCAAAGCGTTGTATTATTAAGACCAATAAGGGAAGTCTTGTAGTGCTGAAACTGCCTAACTTCCATGGTCATGGGTATCGCAAACCGACGCTTATAAACAGAAAAAGTCAATTTAACTTTGCAAAGGAGTGTATTTCGAGAAAATCAGAATTTTGGATACAGGTAATTTTTAAGCATAagtcaaaatttttcatttatgaCGTTAGCTTAAGTCCGGAGCAAACCAAACACCgagtcaaaaaagaaaatttttgcgACAGCAAAGCATAGTAGGGACAGCTAGATGGTTTGCATATCCACTACCCGAGGGACACGTAACCCTTCGGTTGTGTTGCTGAAACGTATCCAATCATGATTATAGTTTGGGGGCGTGTGATATATCGGATTAGTTGGCGCAATAGGACTCCACTTACTCATTCCCAATGGAGGAGGAGACTTTACATGTGTCCACTGCCGAAGTCAGGAATTGTGCAGTCGTGGTTTATTTGGAAGGGCCTCCACTTAATAGCAGGGagttataaaagttatagaaagacAGTTAATGATTCTTcagatttacaaaaataaaaaatgctgaTTTAACAGCGGTACGTTTTATCGAAATGAACAAAGCCTGCGTAAATAGATCCGATAAAAACACTCTTCGAGGATTATCGGTGTTGTTAGATTATTTTGCTTTGGGTTGGTTTATATCGTGCCATAAAAGAGATAGGGCATCATGGGGAAATGCCATAATCTTACTAAAGAAATAGTCTCAGGCATAACCATCCATAAGAGAGTGGGCTTCGTCGCTAAACCAAACCTTATtcacaattaatttatgtttgttAATCGTATCTACAGTTATTGGCGAGATACAACCACCTTTCCATAGCAATGACGTTCAATGAGTTTGAATTTTGTAAGGAAAGAAGTTCAGATCTTGAACAACAAGTTTAACAGTAACACATTTGAGGTGGGCAAAGATaatgatattttcataaaccATTGCGCGATCGCGCTGTTCagatttttaagataaacaaAGTCTACCTAGCGCTACAATTTGCGCACAGAATAGAGGCATCATTGACAAAGAACACGCTTTAAGTCTGAGtagagaaagaagaagaagaaactcAACTGACAGGATCGCCAtgtgatatttatttattaatctctCGTTTatgaaagtttaaacaattaataagtGATTGAATACATGTCAtattaccgtattttctcgaatgtaatccgcaccttttttacaaattttatgtggtctaaaatcaaatgcgtATTACAatcgggtgcggattagattcgcagtcgtatagttgcaatttggaaaatagtaaaataaaatcacattataacaataacactttattaagggttttagaacgatatttacatttttatgtatcattttcttcccatattacgtcatcttcggattatacaaaacttcttaaatgatgttataatattgttttcagggaTCGTTTTCCATGTCGCCTACACTCACTGAACAAGCTCCTTTAATTGCTCCCGGTTTTGTTAATTCTCGAGtttgttaatatacatatacatacacagGTTGTAGTATGGATGGTATTCCACCaggtattattattgtgaCAAGAAGTCTAAACCAAGGGCAATCatctatgattaattaatatccttatttaataatcttcCTGGTCTACGACTCCATACTTGTCTTAATCATTCCATCATCAGCTTTTTCAATTATCCATCCTTTTTGTTGTGCCCTAACTAGGACTTCGTTCGGGAAGTCTTTCAGATTTcagaatggtttttttctcaatagtAGTAATGTCAGCAATTTTTCCCTATCACTTGTTACTGCTAGCATCAATGTGATGCGCAATTTTTCGcatatttatatacattttgcgtttataaagaaatttcccacacacctcttctttccagtgtgtaattgggtggcatatccagatatactaccattttgttgacatttacagtttgagacaaattgaaattttcttgaaaatcattaggagCTTTTGGGAAAGTGTAGTTCTGCGCCTCAACGATAACACCATTCGGCGCATAAATCCCACAGTCCAACCTTAGctagtattaaaatttttttagtccctcctttcgtttttcttgagaGAATTAGAAAACTGCCTCGTCAATTTCATGAAATCGTCTCTTCTTTGGCccggtaaattttttgcacgatGCCTCACAGTCTCCAATAGCTACCTGGTCTTTCCGCAACAGCTGCAACGTTACTCTCGTTATCAGCAAAAATTGTACCAGCTTTTCGATTTCCTTAACGCTAACTTAATAACATCTCTTTAAACTTTGCTGTATAGAAGAaccttttagatttttgctactttttttttataattaccctattatatgtataattaagcACACACCACGTTCGAGCTACTACGAGGGCAGTATATGAACGGAATTCGTGCTAggcattactatttatttttaaaattatatttattttccaattttttctggctaggtaaatttaaagtctagtCTAATAAAAACTCGTCGTAAGCAAGGTTTCTTTAGGTGCATCAGCGTCAGTCAACggaaaaaatatacatttatggttaacaacaagcatcgcatcgttttggtgttgtcgaattgctcaaagaaagatgcggattacattcgcaaactaaatttttttaccactatgcatttttaaaatcggggtgcggattagattcgagtgcggataagattcgagaaaatacggtagtATTAAAGTCTTATACAGGTGTATCAAATGTTTGGAATATAGCCAGTATCTTCGCCATtagtggttttaaagaaaaatatttcaaataaaagtttctttatgAATTGTGGCGcatcatatggttgtataagaaaaacattaatcaAAATAGGCGCTGAAATAACGCCattgacagctttaaatgtcaaaaaattgacagtttatTAATGATGTATATGTACGATGACACACATTTAATGTAGTTTCGTCATTGGTAGTTGTCTTCGAGCATCTACTTTTTAATACTTTCGgtgttaaagaatttttttaatattttggatacTGTAGTTTGTGTATCCGGATAAATATTACTGAACAGTGCACAAACTTCAATTTGGGTACGTTTCTATCACCGTAACCATACATCATTAATATTTCGATTCTTTGTCGTTCGCTTAATTGCgccatatttgtttaaaatgtcaatttttgaaatttaaagctgtcaatgctgctttaatattttcagaaaacgcattttttctcaatttttttcttacacaaccatatgatttgatatgttcatcgcgtagagggatttatcctctatcaaactatgaaaaaaaaaacatatgcatctcatttaaaataacaatgttggttggcatagcaacgaaacaataTATGCAAACAAGCAACTATCGCCAAATAATAAGGAAACCGCCACAATTAACAaggaaacttttatttaaacatttttcgttaaaaccacaaatggcaaagttattggctatattcgaGACATTTGATACACCTGTATAAGACTAATTTGATTTTCCTTGGTAGCTTAGATGTGAAGTGGCTTTCAACAACAAATGCGAGGATCCAAAGTATGCGAAACTGCTAATAGTCTCTATTTTGTCATCCCCAAGTTCCAAATGTTCCGGTATATTTCAATCACCAGAATTTTGCACCATACAGGGTGTTAGGTAAACATGCGATACAAATGTAAGCAATATTCTAAGAATATTTTGTACtacgataatttttgaaaaacctcCTTATGTTGTGACTTCCTCCAGCCTGAATACAAGCAGTCAATCTTCTTGTCATTAACTGCCGAACTCTTTCAAACACAACAAGGACGTTTCTTTTTGAGTTACACCCAGCAATTATCCGTAAACTAATGACTTTAGAGATCCCCAGAAAAAATAATCCAGGGGGTTTAAGTCTGGGGATCGAGCATGCCATGCGTGTGGCCCACCTCGACCAATCTAACGATTTCCGTATGTTGCTGTTAAAAAATTGCGAGCAACCAAACTGAAATGTGGTGGTGCACCATCGTGCATTAACCACATTGCAATTCTTGTCGCGTATGGTACATCCTCCAGAAACTCAGGCAGCTTTTCTGCCAAAAAGTTGCGGTACACCATGCCAATAAGTCTTCCTGGTAGAAATACCGGTCCAATTAGATAATCATCAATAATTTCAAGAAATATCGAATATGGTTGTCGCAAAAATGTGTTCGCACTGTATATTcgaaactttttcaaaaatcatcataGGACACAATATTCTTAGAATAGGCCAAGGAATAACCCCTTGAATCTTTGCCGCATGTTTAcctaacaccctgtatacttgGTCTTTGTAGAATTTATCTTCTCCGCCATCGCTTTCAACCTTGTAAAGGCCTCCTCGATTTTTGTTCTCCCTATAGTATCATGTCATCTGCAAATCCCAAAATCTATGTTGACTTGTTGTATATTGTTCCAGATATTCGAAATCCTGCATCTCATACGAGTACTACCTTCTCCAGGGCAATGTAAAAAAGGAAAGCCTATCTCCCTGTCGTTCACTTTATGGCCTCAAAATGTCCTTGATAAATCTCCTTGTATTCTGACTTTACAGGAAACCCTCCTGAAAGTTGAACTGCGacatgtttttgttttaatacattttgatAGAAAAAGGTTTATTTTCTAATCGTACATTATATGCAGATTTAATGACTACCATAACACCAGAATCGCACGAACACGCATCGAGGTCGATGCCGGTTTCTGATGTACGGCtcctttattaaaattatacgcTAATAATTAAGGGTTAAAATCAATTGTCacctgtcaaatttgacagattattattaaatgaaatgccaacattaaaaaaaaaactaaaattcgtttaaataaaaaatattaacaactCCTcacgtaataaaacaataataagcGTATAATTTCTATAGAGCGGCACAATGCGTTGAACAACGGTTTGTACGGTTATCTAACCTCACTCGGTTTCGCTCCCAAAACCTTCTCTCCTGATACACCTCCTGTAACATTCTGTTCTCCGGATATTTTCGCGCGTTTCGTCGTACATTTCTTACCCGGAACACACTTTCTTGTTTAAACCAAACcgtcaataattaattatcggGCCAATTATCATTATAGACtatatattttaaacgttaaatttcaacaaattactttttttcttaagAAACTCTTAAAACACGGTTACCATATTTATACCGACAAAGGAACGCGCTTtagaactgtcatttttacTATCTCTTCCCCACCAGATCAAATTCATTCTTTCAAAGTAACTAAAACGATTCGGGGAGGTTAATTATTATGCAATATTAAAAGAGGttacgttaaaattaaataaatacaagttAAATTGTGATGAGAATATCGGGTTAGGTTAAAAACCGgaatgaaaatgttaattagaatttgaagatgaaataaataaaatcttatttatgttaaacattaagaaaagtaattaagtaaacaattaataaccaattaataatttacattattaataaaaaaaagtaacattTAAATGTCACGATTTGTTTTGGTTGATGTGGCAACGTTGCTACTCTTTTGTTTATCTTTTGTTATAATCTATCTTgcttgtttttctttattgcatttaaaaaaactaataaaaagcCTCAAATCGATAAAAACCCAAATGAGATCCTTTCAATttaatctctaaaaatatcGTTGTGTTACAAGTCCAGCTGCTGTAGTTAAAAGTATCTTGCGTAAGGAGATTgttatttgaggttatgtcggGAGCACCCCCAGGGTACCATATGAAAACAAATGCAATCGATTCGTATAGGAACAAGCCCGAAAAGGCTCCTCACGtagaaaataacgaaattaatctaaaattagCGACTGTCAAGAGAGGTTTTTAGCTCGTAAGTCTGGTCATAAGAATCTCCCGCTTAAACTGTCTCGAAGACGTggaacatatttttttacggtGTTCTTTTTTTTCGCAAAAGGTGCCTCAATATGGCGACTGTACGGATCTTTTACTATGTAATTTACACGAAGGCATTTTGAATAATAGGAAGGAACGAGAGGCGTACAAAGGCGAACATAGTCTAGGTTGGAGACCGTGTTTTCCTGGATGATTTTCCAACGTTACTCTTAAACCGATTCCAACTGGAACCATATAATTTGAATTTAGAACATTCGTACATTCGACGGGTGCGTTAGTGCTCTCAAATCGTAACCATTTTCTGTTATAACTTACCTTCGAGGCGGTGAGCTCTTCCTTGTAGTTGTACTCCGGGTATGTATCTTCGTTAGATTCGGGCAAGGCTAGGTGTAGCCTGACCGTTTTAACGTGATACGATGACCTACGGTCGTCCACCTTGTTGGAGTTTAAGGACAACGTCGGACGCTTCACTTCGGACATATTTCGGTACGGTTTTTTCGGACGTAAACTCACGGCACGGCCCGGTTTCGTTCCAACATATTTAAATACTGTCCACGGGCAAAAAACACATTATCACAACTTTTGAATGCGCACGCAAGTCCTTGCGCATTGCGCGATAACTTAAACGTCAACTATAGAAATCTGTAAatgtcaatttcaaaataataagttGTTTATCTTATCGACACCATTTTAACCCAGTTTACTCATAGATGGCGCCCAATTCAAGCAATGTTAAAAGTcgtgtaaaaaattatttttacaaatatatcattttttaatacagaataatttttatatgtacTTTGAAGATTGTtccaacaataattattatacattaattaaagcaaTGTCATAATCAAATTAACAAATGTGATACGCTGGCGCCATCTTTGGTGGgaaaataacaactaaatcgaaatgtcaaatttttttatggttaacCACAAACGCtgagtatatttattttgctTTTGTGGCAAATTATGGGTACACTTACAGccacatttttattacataaagtTTCTTTATACTCAAAACTTTCTTAATCAACTGCTATTTGGGCGTGACAAGGTTAtattaatatgtttaaaaatatatacaacatGAACAACATTTCATCCTTATTTCCTGTTGATTTGATTTGAGTTAATGTAAGATTATTTTATTCGCTTTCGATAATGTTTATACAGACTCTTAGGATAACGTTTACATCAATTTACTGTTCGGATTAGAATGTTTGTAAAAATGAGATCCTACAAgatcataacctcaaatatgtCATATCATAGGTTCAATTTGTGCTATAACATATAATAAGGGTTCCATGGTAAGTTTTGAACGATTTTAACCATCAATATACGTTTAAATGAATGTTTTTATTACAGTTTTGATGGTGTGCACAAGAAAACAACACCTCATAGTGATATCTCAGCTCCTAAACTATATTTGAGGAGGCCCTGATGGGCTTTGTTACTGATGGTattctatcaattttaatcaagAAATGTTCACACACTCTGTCCCTTATTTTATGTAATGCTTCATTAGTAATGGGTGTATATCTGATTACCGTCCCATATCTATTTTGCCAGCATTTGCAAAACTGTTTGAGAAAGTGGTTCAAGCATGTCTATTCTTTGCCCTTAAgtctaaaatcaattttagacaacatgtttttttttgctggtTGCTCGGTTGAGATAACTTGCTGGAATATACCCAGTATATCTTATCTTCTCTGGATGATTCTTGTCAAGTTGATTCAGTTTATACagattttagtaaatttttcgACCAGGTGGATCACGATTTACTTATGTTTAAactaattaagttttatttgaaactagtTTCGAGGTACAAACCTCATCTTCAGTCGAACTACAAAGAAATCAAATAAtgattataaacaaaattgttacaaacaTGTTAAAATGACcacaaataatatatttataatctattgaactaattttctaaatactCAGTCAAAATTTTActataaaagttttcaaaacaTCAATACTCTATTTAAGATACcaaaacacattaaaaattatgtcacTGCAAACAATAAAGCATGCACTCTTCTGGAACGCGTTTTACAAACTAAAAAGTCAAGACCAAAACAAGACACCACGCCCACAAATAAAAACTAGGGTTTCAAcgtaaaatcttttaaaaaagtaaaaatagattttttaaacaattcgaGCTGATCATTAAGAAGATTAATGTTGttatcttttttatgtttcataATTTCCAGGTTTTCAAGAAGATCCATTTTAAAACTCTTCTCACATTTATGAAgtaattttgtttctttataGTTGATGTTATGTCCTGTTTCCATATGATGTTTAAAAACATTTGAATTGCTCCTTGTCTTATGTTCCCTGACCCGAGTTTCCAGCCTTTGACCTGCCTGTCCTATGTACAGTGAGTTGCAATTTTCACATCCAATGCTTTCTTTCATTATATCTTTATCGTTTTTGTGCTAATTTGACAGAAGTCTTAAAATGGTGTTGCTATTTGAAAATGCTAATTAAATTccatatttagaaaaaaatatgttgtgcCTTTAAAGTGATGTTATTAAATGTTATGTGCCTATATTTATTTTGCTGCACTTCGCTAATCAACAATGGATCCTTTTGTTTTTGAGCTTTAGAAAACAACCTAcaaatgatatttttaggaAAGCGATTGTTGCGGGCTAATTCAAATATGTAATTAATATCATCTGTCTTGTTCTTCTGTGTTAATGGGTAGCTGAAAactctattaattaaaaatctaaaattagcTAATTTTTGGGAGTGGCTATAGCTgaagtttttctaaaaagcCCATATTCAATTAAATGATCTTTGGTTCTCGTTAAGCTCAACTCCAAGAAATTTagttttcctttttcttcCATTTCTAGTGTGTATTTGAGATTCTTCTGTAAACCATTGATGTAATTGTGAAAATTATGTAAAGATTCCTCATTCCCCATCCATACACAAAAGACGTCATCCACATATCTAGTCCAACAGCCAATATTGTTCAGGTAAGGATTAGCTTCATTCATGATGAAATTCTTTTCAATATGATCCAAAAATATATCCGCCAGCAATCCAAATTATTGATTCAAAtgttttacattatttttgttgtcaaAATGtgaatcaaatatttttgaaattatttcgaGAGTGTATTCAACTGGGACATTTGGGTAGAGGTTTGTTACGTCAAACGATATTAAGAGGCAATTGtcaatattgatatttttggcCAAATCTATGAATTGATTTGAATTGATTATGGAGCAAGAAGGTACAAAATCAAtgctattaaatatatttttcatgaATTTGACTAGACCTTGAGTCGGTGAGTTCTTAAACGAGGTGATAGGCCTGATGGGCATTTCTGGTTTGTGTAATTTTGGGAGGGAGTATAACTTCGGTATGCTGGGGTTCATACACAAAAACATGGACGTGTAGAAAGTTCTatgtgaattattttttagatatgGGGTATATTCAACTAAGGTTTCGTTACATTCATTAATTACTTCTTTTGTACGTTTAACTATTTTCTCTAATGGGTTGCTTTTAAGTTTTGTGTAGTTGTTATTTTGCATGAATTCATatgttttttctaaatataagCTCTTTTCCATAATAACAACTCTGGCTCCCTTATCTGCTTTCACAAAAATACCATTTCccttttttagttttctctTTCCGGCACtgtct
Proteins encoded:
- the LOC111417288 gene encoding yemanuclein isoform X2, coding for MSEVKRPTLSLNSNKVDDRRSSYHVKTVRLHLALPESNEDTYPEYNYKEELTASKKKDKIKCLPSQTNGLDPFNEDDDDVRRIAQEMEAKYGGLSGPKKRRKGRRDDYADIGMGYDESDSFIDNTDGYDEMIPQNVTTVLGGFYINSGELEFKAVDEASSEISSSSSSGDEDEETPKVNGTKRLLSSDSEGEKETENENDLPKKKPRLQINGDLKEIKKKPNSPEKVKEVEKQKEEKKKSSISVKELLKEKKNETNHVREESRLPEKSEKDESKDSMKENKKPLPIDNISDIIEAVVKSAEEKKINEKSSLEIKSGNERTSQIDLDDGESNSNDGIISLENVVKLPENLSNEFLEIIDKLKQLACNSTDGKRKFFSGPVNDHLLKLGRSCRSLGKQTRLKIYEHLAPFLNVKKETLVKKVKNLLLEDDEKKTDTERTTQISLDEDSNSLDGIISLENVVKLPENLPNEIVDIVDKLKSFEKIKFFSGPVNDYLLKLERSCKCLGKQSRLKIYEHLAPFVGVKKDNLIKKSKTLILEDEQQKLKSLLDNLKTNINSTMPVLLQNYERDCQKVLQKKFSRESLTNEENKQLRMPKRKYSWTEDLRQLVKDIVSLRRKCYLSEGKSKDKLESLMLNYLKCDLQPLWPDGWISMAVLSKVCSTVLQTNSNSSNKNVNPSGVGSNLSTNLTSTSDILPSKQIQLLSANSNLSITPIMTTSSPKINDTINLVGVSKSDITINKIENPKISPIGNKIVDELRSSTPSLTITPTTPSTSNNNDNKEKIIEKEEKEIKKIDDLIIIEDTIPPKPKIEMVIDYGKKESTPEKQQIKKTENCQIIDLTEQMKAEEKRRKTQKPKQKYYESIKDEFSKPQISSLEDLHLPQNLSNKHGKNEMVKHEFSRPKSTEGDDIQKVMEDLKVLQKMSSPVKANESLTSSPVSVIAYNKSYSPKSVLNQSGSGGHRTEFKSEFGPGFQDVFQRQLYNEFSLMGNPNVPTPTSSKSHYNTDKYVHSSATGFINDKYYGGSNNNYQQNSNKLKNLPQQSGHLPKQQK
- the LOC111417288 gene encoding yemanuclein isoform X1, translating into MSEVKRPTLSLNSNKVDDRRSSYHVKTVRLHLALPESNEDTYPEYNYKEELTASKKKDKIKCLPSQTNGLDPFNEDDDDVRRIAQEMEAKYGGLSGPKKRRKGRRDDYADIGMGYDESDSFIDNTDGYDEMIPQNVTTVLGGFYINSGELEFKAVDEASSEISSSSSSGDEDEETPKVNGTKRLLSSDSEGEKETENENDLPKKKPRLQINGDLKEIKKKPNSPEKVKEVEKQKEEKKKSSISVKELLKEKKNETNHVREESRLPEKSEKDESKDSMKENKKPLPIDNISDIIEAVVKSAEEKKINEKSSLEIKSGNERTSQIDLDDGESNSNDGIISLENVVKLPENLSNEFLEIIDKLKQLACNSTDGKRKFFSGPVNDHLLKLGRSCRSLGKQTRLKIYEHLAPFLNVKKETLVKKVKNLLLEDDEKKTDTERTTQISLDEDSNSLDGIISLENVVKLPENLPNEIVDIVDKLKSFEKIKFFSGPVNDYLLKLERSCKCLGKQSRLKIYEHLAPFVGVKKDNLIKKSKTLILEDEQQKLKSLLDNLKTNINSTMPVLLQNYERDCQKVLQKKFSRESLTNEENKQLRMPKRKYSWTEDLRQLVKDIVSLRRKCYLSEGKSKDKLESLMLNYLKCDLQPLWPDGWISMAVLSKVCSTVLQTNSNSSNKNVNPSGVGSNLSTNLTSTSDILPSKQIQLLSANSNLSITPIMTTSSPKINDTINLVGVSKSDITINKIENPKISPIGNKIVDELRSSTPSLTITPTTPSTSNNNDNKEKIIEKEEKEIKKIDDLIIIEDTIPPKPKIEMVIDYGKKESTPEKQQIKKTENCQIIDLTEQMKAEEKRRKTQKPKQKYYESIKDEFSKPQISSLEDLHLPQNLSNKHGKNEMVKHEFSRPKSTEGDDIQKVMEDLKVLQKMSSPVKANESLTSSPVSVIAYNKSYSPKSVLNQSGSGGHRTEFKSEFGPGFQDVFQRQLYNEFSLMGNPNVPTPTSSKSHYNTDKYVHSSATGFINDKYYGGSNNNYQQNSNKLKNLPQQSGSCTILDDMFANFLTEYGYPKTGHLPKQQK